GCCGCGGCGGCGGCGGCCTTGCTGGCCGTCTACTGGGCGCTGCTGATGTTCTTGCCCGTGCCCGGCCACGGCGGGCCCGTGCTCGAGCCAAAGGCGAACCTCGCGCTGTACGTAGACGAACTCATCCTGCGCGGGTTCCGCGACGGCACTACCTACACGTGGATACTGAGCAGCCTCGGTTTCGGCGCGACGACGCTGCTGGGCGTGTTCGGCGGGCGCGTGCTGAAGGCGCAATGGAACGCTGCACTGCGGTTTCTCGCGCTCGTCGCGATGGGCGGCGCGTGCCTCGCGGGCGGCTGGTACTGGAGCTATCATTTCCCCATTATCAAGCACGTGTGGACCAGTTCGATGGTCCTCTGGTCCGCCGGGTGGAGCTACCTGCTGCTCGCGTTCTTCTATCTCGTGATCGACGTGATCCGTTTCCGCATCTGGGCGTTCCCGTTCGTTGTCATAGGCATGAACGCCATCGCGGTCTACGTCGGCACGCACGTGCTGCCCATCGACGCCGTCGGCGTGGCGCTCGCGGGCGGCTTGGCGAAACACCTGCTCGGCGCCGGCGCGTTCCTGCTTGCCGCGGTCAACTTCGCCATCGTCTGGTTCATCCTCTATTATATGTACCGGAACAAGACATTCTTGAAAATATGATTCCGGAGGCAATGACAGCGGTTCGCTA
The DNA window shown above is from Candidatus Hydrogenedentota bacterium and carries:
- a CDS encoding DUF5009 domain-containing protein encodes the protein MSTQESAPKEQAAAPERIMSVDALRGFDMFWIIGGQGLVLSFLRLFWDPLPAAVEAQFDHVAWAGFSAWDMIMPLFLFIVGVSMAFSFGRRAQEGQGLKRIYAKIFRRVLLLWLFGMMVQGNLLAFDWDKLHLYSNTLQAIAAGYLIAAVALLHLPLVAQAAAAAALLAVYWALLMFLPVPGHGGPVLEPKANLALYVDELILRGFRDGTTYTWILSSLGFGATTLLGVFGGRVLKAQWNAALRFLALVAMGGACLAGGWYWSYHFPIIKHVWTSSMVLWSAGWSYLLLAFFYLVIDVIRFRIWAFPFVVIGMNAIAVYVGTHVLPIDAVGVALAGGLAKHLLGAGAFLLAAVNFAIVWFILYYMYRNKTFLKI